GCAAATTCAGTGAAGGCCATGGCTTTACACAAATATTACCAGGCCCTAACTGGAAAATAGTGGAGCCTTTTGCAGAAGTAGCCGAGAGCAATTTGACCTGCAGGATGATGATGTTTGAACAAGCAAGGACCCACTGCAGCTCTCAGAGCTGATGCATACTGCAAGGTTGGCAACGTGGAAAAGCAACTGCTTGAGGCTGGATAGCTCTGGCACAGTGAGGAAGCACTCAGGTACCCATCCATCCAGCTCATCGCAGCTGGCCAATGCTTGTCTGACCTGAGTGAAATGATGAAGGGATTGAAACCAGCAGAAAACTGTTGACCCCTGTGAGTTTCCTGCTGGGTCTGCTGGCTGAGCTGGCTCACTGAGGGCCAGACCCACTGGTGGGACTGTGTAGCCAGGAATAGGGTGGGGGAAGGCGGCTGCCTTCTTTCCTAGCAGCAAATTGATTTAGATCAGATAAAACATAATGTGAAACTGCACTTTAAAAACTTTCCAAGGTGACCCTGCCCTTTACAGCTGCAAGGCTATGTAGGTGATCCATTAATGCTCACATCAGTCTGAGTAATATCTgcacagagaagagagaagcaaCTGTGTCAGCGTGAAACTGCATGGTAGGAGAGGAAGTTCTCACTTCTCAGCTGGGGAAATTTCCAACTTCATTTTCAGCTCTTGCTTatgttcagggcactggttaGACTCAAGCTctcagctgctcagcagcacagctctccagcacagctctgcacgAACCACTCTTGGTCAATACTGTGCCACGGCTGCTTTGAGGCCTGCAGGTTCAGGTCAGAGATGCAGGCACCCTGATGCACTCAAATACACAGCTCACACCCCAAAGCAGCCACAATCTAAGTGCTGCATgtgtggggcaggcagggagggaaggagatgcTCTCTTGGGCTGATACGTTATCTGAGGGAGCAGGAGGCCATGGCTGCCCGCCACCTCAGCACTTCAGGGGAGTCAGACCAGCATCTCAGCCTGAGCAGCAGGTCCAGGCCTGACCTTGGCAAAACTCTGTGTAGAAAACAAACGGGGCCGTTGGAAATTAAAGGAGGAGAGCGCTTCGAAAGGGACAAGTCAGCGCAGGCTGCGGTGATAGGCACAGCCaccgctcccccctccccccgcggGCGCCATTTCCCTGCTCAGGTGCTCCTTGTCgccccttcccccccgcccagcTTCCCCTCAGCATCTGGCCGCCTTCGGGCCCTGGCCAATGACAGCTCACGATAGACGAGAACAGCTCCCCTCCAGCCAATGAGCGACCCCCTTCCCACGTGGCGGTTGGTGCGGTGCCTCCTCTGCGAGCACCCTGGCTTTGTTGGCGGTTAaactcccctccccctccctttcccGCGCGCGGGGGAGCGTCCTCAGCTGCTCCGATCACGTGATGTGGCCTCGCCTGCCGACGAGACGGTCGGCGGCGGACGTACACCATATAGTCCCTCCCCCTCCGCACCATCGTGGAGCAGTGGCTTTTGTCGGTGGTTCCTGCGATTAATCCgtagcaaaatgaaaggagaaaatctCAGAAAGATATGCTACAGGCCGGCGGGCGCTAGCGGGAGGCAGGTGGCTCTTGGCGGAAGGACACCTCACAGCCGGATCTTGTTTTGCTTAAGGCGAATGCTATATAAAGGGGGCGCGCGGGCGCTGCCACCTCATTGTGTCCCTGTTGCTAGAAGGAGCCTCAGAGCTGGTGTCTGTGTGGGTAGCGGACCGGAGCAGCCTCCCGTCCCCTGGCCGCCATGGCTATTTAAGGGCGGCAGGGCCAGCGGCGGCATCGGCCAGTGCAGCAGgcgcagcagcagcggcggcggcctCGGCACATCCCCGGCATCTGCAACCATGGCGTGAGTATTGTGTGTGAGGGACGGGTGTGCCTTCTCCTCTGCGTTGTTAGtcgcctcctcctgccctttcaGTGGGCTTCGGGGCCGGGTTTGTCACCCGAATGGTAATGGAAGGTATATCGCAGGAAAAGTACCTGGGTAATAAGATGGCGAGGGGCGGCCATCCTTGTGTCGGTTTAGCCTCCGCGGGGGGGATGGGGTGTCAGAAATGGCAGGAAATGCCATTTTGGAAGAAGAACAAATTTTCCGCGTCTTGCATCTTTCAAGAAAAGTCCATTCCCAAAAGCGtgggatttttcccttttatggGGGTTTCGTGGGTGTATAATTTCAAGGGAGTAAGATCAGTACATCTCTAGGGAGAGTTTCTTCACCCCGCGTGGCGGAATTAAGCGAGGGGGGGAAATAGGGCGTTGGAGGCATCGGGGTGCTGAGAGTGTAAGTACCTCTTGGTCTGTCGTCCCAAGTAGATAAACAGGGGCTGTTcatctgccagcagcactgtaaTCCTTTAATACCGTAGCGTTAAGCCTGCCCTGATTGCCTGGAGGGGTTTCCTAATTCTCTGTAGAAGGTGCCGCTCCATTGGGTTTCTCACACAAACACCCTGTTCTGTAAGAAGGGTTATCTCAGGCGGGTCCGTTGTCGTCCTCTCCCGCCCCGCATCCTGGCTGTCGAgctgggctcagccctgcagagccCGGGGGCGCCCGCTGCCGCGGATCCGGTGGAAACGTGGCAAGACACAAAATGGCGGCCGCTGCTGccggggtggggagagggacgCGGCAGGATCGCGAAATGGCTGCGGCTGCTGACGTGGGCGTGAGTCACGGCAGCGGGTGGGTGGGGCCCGGCGGGAGCCGTGCCCAAATTTGGGCACGAGGAAGCCGGGCGGCCCTCGGTGGATCCTGCGGCAGGCTCTGGCCAGCCTTCAGCAAGAAATGAAAAGTGTGAAGATGTTACATTGCAGGCAAACAGCAGTCCTGAAAATGGAGAAGTCATACAGGTAGCACCATACTTCCTAAAGTggcattgcttttaaaagagcTATGCCGGTCAAACAAGTACTGACGAATTAAAGTTCTCTTCGCAGGTTTTTCAAGGCACCGCACAGCAGCATTGCTGTAGTCGACAAAAAGACCCTCTACTTGTCTACATCCTTCGACATCAAAGCATTAAAAACTGACGAAGATGAGCCTCTTGAACAACGAGATGCTGTTGGGGGATTTATTCCCCTTCAGCCAGCCGTGTTCGGTGGCTGAGGAAAGTCTGGGACTCCTAGATGACTACCTGGAGGTGGCCGAGCCCCTCAGTTCGCATGGGTTCTCCAGCGACAAGGCTAAGGCAGTCTCCTCCAATTGGCTTGCTGTGGACAGTTTAGGCAACACCATAGATAGCAGCCAGGGTAAGGTATTATTTATTCACATAAAGTACATAACTTAGAATGGCACAAAGTATATTTAGTAATGTTCTGATTAAAAACTAAGTTTTTCATAAATGTGACGGCAGCCTTACAAGCATGCTTCTGCTTAGGAAGTGTGTGTACTACACTGCTGACACAATACAGAATTGCTGGTTACTGGAGTAGCATATGGTAAAGTGACACTTCTGTTGTCTTTTTAATAACATACCAGCTGTTACGGTACCACTCCCTGGCGGAGGTCACAAGAAACAAGCATGCCTGTATGTTTTGAATGGCCCCAGATTCTTTTGGTGTTGGAGTAAGAGGGATGGAATGTCAGAACAGCTGATGGCTTACGTTGTACCCTGCAGTATTCAGCAGCAAAATGGCAGGGGATTTTTTCTGATGGTTGAATTTTTTCATACCAGTATAAGAGATAGGGAAGATGTTAACTCaagcttctgaaaaacagtCTAAAACCTCATCTTTTGTCTTGGTTGCTGGTTTATTGAAATGGTAATTCTTTTACTGTGCAGAGGATGCCTTCTCTGGCATGGAGTGGATGGTGGAGAAGATGGATCTGAAGGAATTTGATTTTGATGCCCTGTTAGGTATGGAACATCTGGAAGCCACCGTCTCACCAGACGAGCTGATGGCCACGTTGGAAGACACGTGTGATCTCCTATTTAACCCTCCCATCCAAGAATTTCACAAGGAACCTCCACTGATAACTGACCTAATCACCCACCTGCCCGAATCTCCAATTGGAACAGATCCAATGGCCCCATTGGCTTCCCTTTGgtcttttcccctctccccagggtCTCTGACTTCCACTCCAGACCATTCATTTAGTTTAGAGCTAGGTAGTGAAGTGGATGttttggaaggagaaagaaaacaggagggCCCCACCTTTGTGGTAGTGATCACCAAGTCcgagaaagaggaggagaaccATTCTGATGATAGTGGAATATGCATGAGCCCAGACTCCTACCTGGGAACACCCCAACATAGTCCTACCAATTCAGTTGGATCCCCCAATGACAGCCAGTTCCCTGCAGATGCCACCTGTGGCTCTGTGCGGACCAAACCATATGATCATCCTGCAGAGAAGGTAGTGTCAGCAAagatgaaaggagaaaagaaaatagataagaaactgaaaaagatgGAGCAGAATAAGACAGCTGCCACACGTTACCGGCAGAAGAAGAGGGCAGAACAGGAGGCACTGTCAGGGGAGTGCAGAGAGTTGGAGCAGAAGAATCAGGCCCTGAAGGAGAAAGCAGATTCCCTTAGTAAGGAAATTCAGTACTTAAAAGATCTGATTGAAGAGGTCCGCAAGGCCAAGGGCAAAAGAGCTAGAGTCACTGAGTAGGGTAGTCAGTGTTTTTTGTGTGCGTGTATATAAGCTTGCTGCTAAAGCTGTGTATTGCTGtcttaataaattattttatagtaaACTTGAAATTCTGGTCTGTGATAACTGGGTACGTGTAAAACAAGGGTAACTTGCACCACACTCACGTGTAAATATAAACTCCATGAAGTACAGGGTTTTGAGGAAAAGTGATGCAGTATGCCATGGGGCAGTGGGTACACGGAGTTCACAGAAAGCGCTTTCAATCTGGTCAGTCCAGTGACCTGAGTTGCTCATCACCCACTATGATTTACATCCGTCTGGTAATAAATACATATGTACTAAAGTGTAGGGTGGTCATACTGAGGTGccttaagtttctttttttagtagCAAAGACAATCCAATTTGAGAAACTTAATGAGGTCTATAGACTAAGATGAGGTGATACAAAATACTGAAGGTTAGTACAAGTGTATTGGAGGGTTTTGACTTGGCAGGCCTGGACATTCTGGACATTGAGAGGTGAATGGTCCAGGGTATAAAGAAAAACCCTGGTTGTGAACGTAAGTTTAAGAAATGAGCAGCTTGCTTGGAGATGAGTCCAGAGCAAGCAATGGGGGAGTGTTCAACTGGTGCTCTTGCTTTCTCATGTCCCCAAAtgcccaaagcacagcaggaGGTGTGATTCCTGGCCCAAgctggcggggctggggcaggggctgctcaCTGGTGTGTTAGCTGGGCCAAATGGGTGGGGTTACTCCTGGTGCTCTCAAGGATACGGCATTTGTGCACTGAAGTGTGAAAAGCTTTAAGGCTTCTTCAGAGAGCCACTGAAGGGTCAAATTTTAAGGTGTAACCATAAACTTACACTGAGGGAACAGATGTGTTGGTCCATAAAGCTAGTTCGGCGCCAGTCCTGAGGCAGCCGCATGGCTGGCAAGGTGAGTGCTggtgtgctggggagagggagctTGTTGACAGGGAGCTGCAGCCGGGCTCCTGGGGCTAGCGTTTCTCAGTGGGGCTGCAGTAGGCAAGTTaatgagctgctgctggagcgtGGCAACAGAAAAGATGCAACGGGGAAAGAAAAACTCAACCCTGCTGTGGTGGTGTCTGTCTATTACACACTGCAGAGAACTCGAACACAAAGGTGACAGACAGGAGCCTGTGCAGCAGGGTGGTTTCTGCCTGTAGATATTAATTAGTGCCTTTCTACTAGTGGCCACTCAATACAAggaattttttggttttttgtggttaGTTCTAGTTTTGTGAGGTTCTGAACATGAGTGAAGTTCCACATCCAGTGTGGCCGTACTCTGCTAATAGAAGCTTCAGGATTTGGGATGTGCCATTTTTAATCATGTcgtgtgtgattttttttttcggGGGAGGGGTAGGGGGGCACTAATACCCAGATTTAGCAGCACCTAATCCCTGC
The Phalacrocorax aristotelis chromosome 1, bGulAri2.1, whole genome shotgun sequence DNA segment above includes these coding regions:
- the ATF4 gene encoding cyclic AMP-dependent transcription factor ATF-4 encodes the protein MSLLNNEMLLGDLFPFSQPCSVAEESLGLLDDYLEVAEPLSSHGFSSDKAKAVSSNWLAVDSLGNTIDSSQEDAFSGMEWMVEKMDLKEFDFDALLGMEHLEATVSPDELMATLEDTCDLLFNPPIQEFHKEPPLITDLITHLPESPIGTDPMAPLASLWSFPLSPGSLTSTPDHSFSLELGSEVDVLEGERKQEGPTFVVVITKSEKEEENHSDDSGICMSPDSYLGTPQHSPTNSVGSPNDSQFPADATCGSVRTKPYDHPAEKVVSAKMKGEKKIDKKLKKMEQNKTAATRYRQKKRAEQEALSGECRELEQKNQALKEKADSLSKEIQYLKDLIEEVRKAKGKRARVTE